Part of the Sinomonas atrocyanea genome is shown below.
GGGCGGCCGGGGCTTCAGCGGCCGGCGGCCTACGCGGTGAACGGCAGACGCGGGTCCACCTGCTGGCCCTCCCAGGTCGAGCGCACCCAGCCGTGGTGCGGGTCGTCGCTGATGAGCCAGTCGCGGACGCGGCCCGGGCCTGCCATCACGTTGAGGTAGTACAGGTCGTACCCGGGCGCCGCCATCGCCGGTCCGTGCCAGCCGTAGGGGACGAGGACGACGTCGCCTGTGCGCACCTCGGCCTGGACGTCGATGGGGCGCTCGTCCGAGGCGTACACGCGGGCGTATCCCACTGGGTCCTCGCCGGCACCATCGTGGCCGGCGGTGGGGGAGCCGGGTGCGAGGCGCGTCTCGAAGTAGTAGATCTCCTCGAGCGAGGTCTCGCCGTCCTTCTCCTCATCGTGCTTGTGCGGAGGGTAGGAGGACCAGTTGCCGGCGGGGGTGATGACCTCGCAGACGATGAACCGGTCCGCCTCGAGGGCCGCCGGGGTGCCGAAGTTGTGCACCTGGCGCGAGCAGTTCCCGGCACCGCGCAGCTCCACCGGGGTCTCCTCGGCCCGGATCAGCCGGGTGGGGTAGTCCGCCTTGGCGGGGGCGAGCGCAACGGCGACCCTGCCGCCGTCGGCCGTCGTGATGGTGACGGCCTTCCCGATCCCCGTGTAGAGCACGTCGCTCGGGCCCGCGAAGACCGAGGCGCGGCCGCGGAGGAGGTGGGGCGCGCCGTCGACCGTCACCTCGAAGGCGCCCGAGAGCGGGACGACGATCCGTTCGACGCCGGCCGCCGGCAGGGAGACCGAGGCGCCGCCGGCCAGCTCAGCGACCTTGATGCCGGTGTGCGCCCAGCCGGGGACGTCCGGGGAGCCGTCCGCCTCGCCCGTCGCGCCCAGCGAGACCTGCCACGCGCCGTCCGCGGCGCTGCCGAGGGGGTAGACCCACTCTGCCATGCATGTTCCTTCCGTCGTGCCGGCCGCGCGTCAGCGCTGGACCAGGGTCATCTCGAAGCTGTAGGAGTCGGCCCGGTACACGTGCCGGCCGGTCTCGACGCTGCGGCCCGTGTCGTCCACCGCGGTGCGCTCCATGGTGACGAGCGCGGAGCCGGGAGCCACCTCGAGCAGGCCAGCCTGGTACTCGTCCGCGACGGCGGCGCCGATGCGCTGGTTGGCGAGGCGGAAGTTCACGCCCCCGTCCCGCAGGATCTGGTACATGCCGTGCTCGCGCAGGCCCACCTCGGTCAGCTCCGCGACGTCGTCCCGGACCCAGTTCTCCATGAGCGCGAGCGGCTTGCCCTCGACCGAGCGCAGGCGCGTGAAGTGGTACACGCCCACGCCAGCCGGCAGCTGCAGCGTCTCCGCGACGTCGGCGTCCGCGGGGCCGTGGCTGAAGTTCAGCACGCGGGTGCTGGGGCGCTTGCCGCCGCGGGCCAGATCGTCGAAGAGGCTCGAGAGCTCGAGGTGGCGGCGCACCTGGCTGGCCACGACCTGCGTGCCGACGCCGCGCTTGCGCACGAGGAGGCCCGCGCGGACGAGCTCGTCCATCGCCTTGCGCATGGTGGGCCGGGACAGGTTGAGCTGTGCCGCGAGCTCGATCTCGTTCTCGAGCTTCGAGCCCGGCTCGAGCTGGCCGCCCCGGATCATGGCCTCGATGCCCTGGACCACCTGGTGGTACAGCGGCACGGGGGAGGACCGGTCGATCGGGATGTTGAGGGTGGCTGCCATGACCCCTCCTTGGGTCCGGCGGGGCGCAGGCCCGGGCCGAATGTTTGGTTGATAGGACAAAACCTTCTTCTGATCGTAGCACCGCGCCTCCCGGCCGGGACAGGGTGCGGGTGTGATCCGACGGGGTTGTTCCGAAGGTTGACAGGACAAAGTCTGGGCCTCGGTCCCAGGGCGAAACCCACAGGAGGTGACCCGCAGGAGGTGACCTTCAGGAGGCGACTTTCAGATGGCCGGCCAGGCGGGAGGGGGCACCGTGGAGCCGCGGACCACGAGGTCGGGTGCGAGATGGTCCAGCTGGGCATCTCGACACAACTCACGGCGGAAACCGGCCCGGAAGCGGCCGATCGCGACCTGGGTTGTGTCGATCTGCCCGCTTCCCAGGACGAAACCCCGGGAGGTGACCCACAGGAGGTGGCCCGCAGGAGGTGACCTTCAGGAGGTGACTTTCAGATGGGCGGTCAGGTGGGGGGCGGGGCCGTGGAGCCGCGGACCACGAGGTCGAGGGCGAGGAGCTCGCGGTGCGCCGGCGCATCGGGGGAGTCGAGGCGGCGCAGCAGCGCCCGTGCGGCCGCGGCGCCCACGTCCGCGGAGTGGCCGTCCACGCTCGTCAGCGCGAGGTACCGGTAGGCGGCCAGCGGCGAGTCGTCGTGGCCCACCACCGAGACGTCCGCAGGCACCGAGAGCCCCCGCTCGCGCAGCGCGGCCAGGGCGCCGACGGCCATGACGTCGTTCGCGGCCACGATTCCCGTCACGTGGGGGTGTGCCTCCAGGAGTGCGCAGGCCGCGGAGTAGCCGGCCGCCTCCGTGGTCGCGCCCCCGCCCGTGGTGATCGGCTCGAGCCCCGCGGCCAGCATCGCCGACTCGTACCCGCGCCGCCGGGCGTCGCCGGGGCCGCTGTGCCCGGCAAGGTGGGCCACCCGCGTGTGGCCCAGGCGGAGCAGGTGCTCGGTCGCCAGCCGCCCCCCGAGCTCGTCGTCGCCGGCGACCACATCGACTGCCCGCCCGGCGTCGCGCGCGCCGAGCTCGCGGAGGCCCGCGACGACGATCGGGACGCCGACGCGCTCGAGCGTCCCGGGGGCGAGGTCCGCGGCGATCACGATCGCGTCGACGTGCTGGGCGAGGAAGCCGTCCACGGGCTTGCGGCCCGAGGCCGTCTCGAGGGCCAGGTCCGCGACGCTGGCCGTGTAGCCGGCCGGATCCAGGACAGAGCGGAGTCCGGCAAGCAGCTCGACGAACCAGGGGTTGTGGAAGTCGTCGATGAGGACGCCGACGGTGCGGGTGCGCTGGCTCGCGAGCGCGCTCGCGGCGCGCGAGGGGCGGTAGCCGAGCTCGTCGATGGCCGCGAGGACCGCGTCGCGCCGGGCTTCGCTCACATGGGGGGCATCGCGCAGGACGAGCGAGACGAGCGACTTGGAGACGCCGGCGCGCTGGGCCACGTCGTAGATCGTGGGGCGGGGCGTCGCGTCAGTGGGCACGGGACCATCATGGCATCCGCGGAGCGGTGCGAGGAGGCTATTGACAGGACAAAGTGTGCTTCCGTAGTGTGATTTGGAGCGCTCCAAAAACTCCCACCCTGCCCGGCCCCGCCGGACCCCTCGAAGGAGAGAACCATGAGCAAGCCCCTCGGCGTCGCCGTCATCGGCGCAGGCATGGCCGGCAAGGCCCACGCTGCCGCCTACCGCGCCGCGAGCACCCTCTACCGGCCCACGCTCCCGGAGATCCGGCTCGTCTCGATCGGCGACGTCAACGCCGAGTTCGGGCAGGCGGCCGCGACGCGCTTCGGCTACGCCCGGCACGACTCCTCCTGGCAGGCCATCGCCGAGGCGGACGACATCGACGTCGTCTCGGTGGTCATCGCCAACTCCCTCCATCGGGAGGTCGTCGAAGGGCTCCTCGCCGCCGGCAAGCACGTCCTGTGTGAGAAGCCGCTCTCCGACTCCCTTGAGGACGCCCGCGCGATGGCCCACGCCGCGGCCGCTGCCGAGGAGCGCGGCGTCCTGGGCCGCATCGGCTTCACGTTCCGCCGCACGCCCGGCATCGCCGCCATCCGTGAGCTCATCCAGGACGGCACGCTCGGGCGTCCGCTGCACTTCTCGGGCCGCTACTGGACCGACTACGGCTGCAGCCCGCAGGCCCCCATGAGCTGGCGCTACAAGGGCGGCCCCGGCTCGGGCGCGCTCGCCGACATCGGCAGCCACCTCGCCTACGTGGGCGAGTTCCTCTGCGGGGACATCCGGTCGGTCTCCGGCGGCGAGCTCTCGACCGCCATCACCCAGCGCCCGCTCCCGCTCGGGGCCGTCTTGGGCCACGACCACGCGGCCGTCTCGGAGACGTTCGAGCCGGTGGAGAACGACGACGTCGCCTCCTTCTCGGCCGAGTTCGCCTCCTGCATCGGCTCGCTGTCTGTCTCCCGCGTCGCCGCGGGGCACCCCAACTCGCTCATGTTCGAGGTCTTCTGCGAAAACGGCGCGGCCTCCTTCGACCAGCGCCGCCCCGCCGAGATCGGCCTCTTCCTCAACGAGGGCCCCTACGCCCAGAACGGCTACCGCCAGGTGATCCTCGGCCCCGACCACCCCTACATCGCCGGCGGCCTCGCCATGGACGCCCCGGGCGTCGGCTTCGGCCAGAACGACGCCTTCGGCTACCAGGCCCGGGCATTCCTCGAGGAGGTCGCGGGCCTGCCGGCGGCCGAGTCCCTCCCGCGCTGCGCGACGTTCGACGAGGGCGTGCGCAACATGGAGATCCTCGGCGCCGTCGCTGCCTCCGCCGCGGATGCCGGCCGCCGCGTCGAGGTCCCGTCCGCCGAGAAGCCCGCGCTCGCCGTCGTGCGCTGAGCCGACCGAAACGCTAGGAGAGAACCATGAAGCTCGGCGTCTACAACGCGATCCTGCACGACCGCTCCCTGCCCGAGGCGCTCGAGGTCATTGCCGGCCTCGGCCTCACGGGCATCGAGATCAACACCGGCGGCTTCCTGCCCGCCGTGCACGTGCCCACCTTCGACCAGATCCTCGAAAGCGACACGGCCCGGGACGACTACCTCGGCCTCTTCGAGGGCACGGGCGTGGGGATCGCGGGCCTGAACTGCAACGGCAACCCGCTGCACCCCAAGCCCGAGATCGGCCGGAAGCACGCGGAGGATATCCGCCGCTCCATCCGCCTCGCCGAGCGCCTCGGCCAGCACCGCGTGGTGACCATGTCCGGCCTGCCCGGGGGAGAGCCCGGCGCGACCGTGACGAACTGGATCGTCAACGCGTGGAACTCCGCCGCCCTGGACGTCCTCGACTACCAGTGGGGCATTGCCGCCGACTTCTGGCGCGAGACCGACCGGCTCGCCGCGGACCACGGCGTCAAGGTGGCCCTCGAGCTGCACCCGCAGAACATCGTCTTCAACACCGCAGACGTGTACCGGCTGGTGGAGCTCACGGGCGCCACCCACGTGGGCGTGGAACTGGACGCCTCGCACCTGTTCTGGCAGCAGATGGACCCGGTCGCGGTGGTCCGCGAGCTCGGCTCCCTCGTGGTCCACGCCGCGGCGAAGGACGTGCGCGTCAACCCCGAGAACGCGAGGCTCTACGGGGTCCTCGACAATCGCTTCCGCCGGCTCTCTCCGGACGAGCCGCGGACCAACCTCGGCGGCGACGAGTGGGCCAACGAGTGGCCCAAGGACTCCGCGTGGGACTTCGTGGCCCTCGGCCGCGGGCACGACGCCGCCTACTGGGCCGAGTTCCTGTCCGCCCTGCGCGACGTGGACCCGGACATGATGGTCAACATCGAGCACGAGGACGTCTCCCTCGGCCGGATCGAGGGCCTCGAGGTCGCCGCCGGCGTCCTGCTCGAGGCCGCACGGATGATCGGGGAGGACGCCCCAGCCCGGGTGTAGGCCGTGCGCTGTCGCCCCCGTCCCCATAAATGGTGGGTTGAGCACGGTCCGCGCCGCCGGCACCGTGCTCAGCCCACCATTTCGACTCCGGTTCCGCCGTTGGCGCCCGACGGCGGGCTGGCGCCGCCCGGTCGACCCGGGCTTGGCCCGGTGGGAGACTGGCGCCATGACGCTGAACATCACCGGCGACGCCGACGCCGACCGCCTGCTCACCGAGGACCCGCTCGCCCTGCTCATCGGCATGCTCCTGGACCAGCAGGTGCCGATGGAGACCGCGTTCGCGGGCCCGCTGAAGATCGCCCGGCGGGCGGGGACGCTGGACGCCGCCGCCCTCGCGCACACGAACCCGGACGAGTTCGCCCAGATGTTCAAGGAGCCGCCCGCGGTGCACCGCTTCCCCGGCTCCATGGCCGCCCGCGTGCAGGCGCTGTGCGCCGCGGTCGAGGACGAGTGGGGCGGCGACGCCGCGGCCCTGTGGACCCAGGGCGACCCGGACGGCGCCGAGGTGCTCCGGCGCCTGAAGAAGCTCCCGGGGTTCGGCGAGCAGAAGGCCAAGATCTTCCTCGCGCTGCTCGGCAAGCAGTACGGCTACGCCGGCGCGGGCTGGCGCGAGGCCTCCGCCCCCTACGGCGAGGACGGCTCGCACCGCAGCGTCGCGGACATCGTCTCTGCCGAGTCGCTGGCCAAGGTCCGTGAGTTCAAGCGCGCGCAGAAGGCCGCGGCGAAGGCGGGAGCGAAGGGCGCCGCCTCTCCGGCGTGATCCCGACGCCGCCGGCTGGACGGATCCT
Proteins encoded:
- the iolB gene encoding 5-deoxy-glucuronate isomerase, with product MAEWVYPLGSAADGAWQVSLGATGEADGSPDVPGWAHTGIKVAELAGGASVSLPAAGVERIVVPLSGAFEVTVDGAPHLLRGRASVFAGPSDVLYTGIGKAVTITTADGGRVAVALAPAKADYPTRLIRAEETPVELRGAGNCSRQVHNFGTPAALEADRFIVCEVITPAGNWSSYPPHKHDEEKDGETSLEEIYYFETRLAPGSPTAGHDGAGEDPVGYARVYASDERPIDVQAEVRTGDVVLVPYGWHGPAMAAPGYDLYYLNVMAGPGRVRDWLISDDPHHGWVRSTWEGQQVDPRLPFTA
- a CDS encoding GntR family transcriptional regulator gives rise to the protein MAATLNIPIDRSSPVPLYHQVVQGIEAMIRGGQLEPGSKLENEIELAAQLNLSRPTMRKAMDELVRAGLLVRKRGVGTQVVASQVRRHLELSSLFDDLARGGKRPSTRVLNFSHGPADADVAETLQLPAGVGVYHFTRLRSVEGKPLALMENWVRDDVAELTEVGLREHGMYQILRDGGVNFRLANQRIGAAVADEYQAGLLEVAPGSALVTMERTAVDDTGRSVETGRHVYRADSYSFEMTLVQR
- a CDS encoding LacI family DNA-binding transcriptional regulator yields the protein MPTDATPRPTIYDVAQRAGVSKSLVSLVLRDAPHVSEARRDAVLAAIDELGYRPSRAASALASQRTRTVGVLIDDFHNPWFVELLAGLRSVLDPAGYTASVADLALETASGRKPVDGFLAQHVDAIVIAADLAPGTLERVGVPIVVAGLRELGARDAGRAVDVVAGDDELGGRLATEHLLRLGHTRVAHLAGHSGPGDARRRGYESAMLAAGLEPITTGGGATTEAAGYSAACALLEAHPHVTGIVAANDVMAVGALAALRERGLSVPADVSVVGHDDSPLAAYRYLALTSVDGHSADVGAAAARALLRRLDSPDAPAHRELLALDLVVRGSTAPPPT
- a CDS encoding Gfo/Idh/MocA family protein, whose protein sequence is MSKPLGVAVIGAGMAGKAHAAAYRAASTLYRPTLPEIRLVSIGDVNAEFGQAAATRFGYARHDSSWQAIAEADDIDVVSVVIANSLHREVVEGLLAAGKHVLCEKPLSDSLEDARAMAHAAAAAEERGVLGRIGFTFRRTPGIAAIRELIQDGTLGRPLHFSGRYWTDYGCSPQAPMSWRYKGGPGSGALADIGSHLAYVGEFLCGDIRSVSGGELSTAITQRPLPLGAVLGHDHAAVSETFEPVENDDVASFSAEFASCIGSLSVSRVAAGHPNSLMFEVFCENGAASFDQRRPAEIGLFLNEGPYAQNGYRQVILGPDHPYIAGGLAMDAPGVGFGQNDAFGYQARAFLEEVAGLPAAESLPRCATFDEGVRNMEILGAVAASAADAGRRVEVPSAEKPALAVVR
- a CDS encoding sugar phosphate isomerase/epimerase family protein, with protein sequence MKLGVYNAILHDRSLPEALEVIAGLGLTGIEINTGGFLPAVHVPTFDQILESDTARDDYLGLFEGTGVGIAGLNCNGNPLHPKPEIGRKHAEDIRRSIRLAERLGQHRVVTMSGLPGGEPGATVTNWIVNAWNSAALDVLDYQWGIAADFWRETDRLAADHGVKVALELHPQNIVFNTADVYRLVELTGATHVGVELDASHLFWQQMDPVAVVRELGSLVVHAAAKDVRVNPENARLYGVLDNRFRRLSPDEPRTNLGGDEWANEWPKDSAWDFVALGRGHDAAYWAEFLSALRDVDPDMMVNIEHEDVSLGRIEGLEVAAGVLLEAARMIGEDAPARV
- a CDS encoding HhH-GPD-type base excision DNA repair protein; amino-acid sequence: MTLNITGDADADRLLTEDPLALLIGMLLDQQVPMETAFAGPLKIARRAGTLDAAALAHTNPDEFAQMFKEPPAVHRFPGSMAARVQALCAAVEDEWGGDAAALWTQGDPDGAEVLRRLKKLPGFGEQKAKIFLALLGKQYGYAGAGWREASAPYGEDGSHRSVADIVSAESLAKVREFKRAQKAAAKAGAKGAASPA